Proteins co-encoded in one uncultured Draconibacterium sp. genomic window:
- a CDS encoding nitroreductase family protein gives MTKYQIHPLLEKRWSPRAFSTAPVPEEDVNEIFTAASWAASAMNEQPWRYVYALRGTEGFDSLWNCLADGNKPWTKQAAVLFVAIKVDTFLENGKPNNWAMHDVGMANAQLLLQATSKDIYGHLMAGFSSDKVKELLQLDENHSPVCMGALGYLGDADSLDEPYQSREKAPRTRKSLDEFVRKL, from the coding sequence ATGACAAAATATCAAATACATCCTTTATTGGAGAAAAGATGGAGTCCGCGTGCCTTTTCAACGGCACCGGTTCCCGAAGAAGACGTGAACGAAATTTTTACTGCGGCATCGTGGGCTGCCAGTGCCATGAACGAGCAACCCTGGCGATATGTTTATGCCTTGCGTGGTACAGAGGGTTTTGATTCTCTATGGAATTGTCTGGCAGATGGGAACAAACCCTGGACAAAACAGGCGGCCGTTTTATTTGTGGCGATTAAAGTTGATACGTTTTTAGAAAACGGTAAGCCAAATAATTGGGCAATGCACGATGTGGGTATGGCCAATGCGCAGTTGTTGCTTCAGGCAACAAGCAAAGACATTTACGGCCACCTGATGGCTGGTTTTAGTAGCGACAAGGTGAAAGAGCTTTTACAGCTGGACGAGAATCATTCTCCGGTTTGTATGGGAGCACTGGGGTATCTGGGTGATGCCGATTCGCTGGATGAACCTTACCAGTCGCGGGAAAAAGCACCGCGTACAAGAAAATCGTTAGATGAGTTTGTGAGGAAGTTATAA
- a CDS encoding YceI family protein, translating into MKKLTTLLVLAITITTASFASNGKGEKTTYNVDTKASKVYWTGKKVTGEHTGYLNLAGGEVFVEGKKVTGANLNLDVTSIECTDLEGEWKDKLVGHLKSEDFFSAEKHPVANFKIKSFDNDKVVGDLTIKGITNEISFPAEVKVDGDVLTANGTASIDRTKWNIKYGSGKFFSDLGDKMIHDEFDIKFELKATASEGSTSSK; encoded by the coding sequence ATGAAAAAATTAACTACTTTATTAGTACTTGCAATAACAATAACAACAGCAAGTTTTGCATCGAACGGAAAAGGCGAAAAAACAACTTATAACGTCGACACAAAAGCCAGCAAAGTATATTGGACAGGTAAAAAAGTTACAGGTGAACATACCGGATACCTTAACCTGGCCGGAGGAGAAGTTTTTGTAGAAGGCAAAAAGGTTACAGGAGCGAACCTTAATCTGGATGTGACTTCAATTGAATGTACTGACCTGGAAGGGGAGTGGAAAGATAAATTAGTAGGCCACTTGAAATCAGAAGATTTCTTTTCGGCAGAAAAGCACCCGGTAGCCAACTTTAAAATTAAGTCATTCGATAATGATAAAGTTGTTGGAGACCTTACTATCAAAGGAATTACAAACGAAATTTCGTTTCCTGCAGAGGTGAAAGTTGATGGAGATGTTTTAACCGCAAATGGTACAGCTTCTATCGACCGTACAAAATGGAATATTAAATATGGTTCAGGAAAATTCTTCAGCGATTTGGGTGATAAAATGATCCACGATGAATTTGATATTAAATTTGAATTGAAAGCTACAGCTTCAGAAGGATCGACTTCGAGCAAGTAA
- a CDS encoding GH92 family glycosyl hydrolase has translation MKQLSILFLAIALFGCAKQETPNAEKLTQYVNTFVGTNGPGNTYPGAVVPFGMVQLSPDNGIGGWDRIAGYFWPDSTIAGFSHTHLSGTGAGDMYDLLLFPTNTRFTDDLWPDQKAYRPYSKFSHDKEEASPGYYKVLLESSGIEAELTTTERVGMHRYTFPADAESKIILDLGYALNWDTPTETTIKIENDHTISGVRKSTGWAKVQHVFFVAEFSKPFEKIELSPENDLQNQSEVGGTSACFKTTFSTTEGEQVLVKVALSSVSVEGARKNMQAELNHWDFDKVRAEADKKWEAQLSTIKVSGSDYQKEVFYTNFYHLFLTPSLLSDVDGAYKGADQKTHVANGFKRYDTFSLWDTYRAAHPLYTIVCPDEVQNMIQSMLAHCDETGLLPVWSLAGNETNMMIGYHAVPVIVDAYFKGLPINAEKAYEACRASGMNDSEEMKLYREYGYVPFNEEGENWSVSKTLEYAYDDWCIAQFAKALGKEQDYKQFSARADNWRNLYDEKTNFFRAKDTDGKFLEPFVSKEYSNVYCESNAWHYLFATQHNIEGFRDTMGQERFSELLDSMFTYSPVADDELPIFSTGMIGQYAHGNEPSHHVPFLYNFTKTPEKGQKYIREIIDTQYSNKPDGYCGNEDCGQMSAWYVFATMGFYPVNPANGIYYLGSPSLDKAVINLPNGKIFTIKAENNSTKNIYVKSVELNGKTLNKRYITHQQIMEGGELLFTMCSSLK, from the coding sequence ATGAAACAACTATCGATACTATTTCTGGCAATAGCTTTATTTGGCTGCGCAAAACAAGAAACACCAAACGCTGAAAAACTTACGCAATACGTTAACACTTTTGTGGGCACCAACGGACCGGGCAATACTTACCCCGGAGCTGTTGTTCCGTTTGGCATGGTACAGCTCAGCCCCGATAACGGTATTGGTGGCTGGGATCGCATTGCCGGTTATTTCTGGCCCGACTCTACCATTGCCGGTTTTAGTCACACGCATTTAAGCGGCACCGGAGCCGGAGATATGTACGACCTGTTGTTATTCCCCACCAACACGCGTTTTACCGATGATCTTTGGCCTGATCAAAAGGCTTACCGCCCCTACTCTAAATTCAGTCACGATAAAGAAGAAGCCTCTCCTGGTTATTACAAAGTACTTTTGGAAAGCTCAGGAATTGAAGCTGAGCTGACTACTACCGAACGTGTTGGCATGCACCGCTACACTTTTCCTGCAGATGCTGAAAGCAAAATAATACTCGATTTGGGTTACGCCCTAAACTGGGACACACCGACAGAAACAACAATAAAAATAGAGAACGACCATACGATTTCGGGCGTACGAAAATCAACAGGCTGGGCAAAAGTTCAGCATGTATTTTTTGTTGCCGAATTCTCGAAACCGTTTGAGAAGATTGAACTATCTCCTGAAAACGATTTACAAAACCAGTCGGAAGTAGGTGGTACAAGTGCATGTTTTAAAACCACCTTCAGCACAACCGAAGGTGAGCAAGTTTTGGTGAAAGTAGCACTGTCATCCGTATCGGTTGAGGGAGCACGCAAAAATATGCAGGCCGAACTCAATCATTGGGATTTTGACAAAGTACGCGCCGAAGCTGACAAAAAATGGGAAGCGCAACTTTCAACAATTAAAGTTTCAGGAAGCGATTACCAAAAGGAAGTATTTTACACCAATTTTTATCACCTGTTTTTAACGCCAAGCTTGCTAAGCGATGTTGACGGAGCCTACAAAGGTGCCGATCAAAAAACACATGTTGCCAACGGCTTTAAACGCTACGACACTTTTTCGCTTTGGGATACATACCGTGCTGCGCATCCGCTGTATACGATTGTTTGCCCCGATGAAGTGCAGAATATGATCCAGTCGATGCTGGCTCATTGCGACGAAACCGGGTTGTTACCTGTTTGGTCTTTGGCCGGAAACGAAACGAATATGATGATCGGTTATCATGCCGTTCCGGTAATTGTTGATGCCTATTTTAAAGGCTTGCCCATAAACGCTGAAAAAGCTTATGAAGCTTGTCGTGCCTCGGGAATGAATGACTCGGAGGAAATGAAACTGTATCGCGAATACGGCTATGTTCCGTTTAACGAAGAAGGTGAAAACTGGTCGGTATCAAAAACACTCGAATACGCTTACGACGACTGGTGCATAGCGCAGTTTGCCAAAGCCTTGGGTAAAGAACAGGACTACAAACAGTTCTCAGCAAGAGCCGACAACTGGAGAAACCTTTACGATGAAAAAACCAATTTCTTTAGAGCCAAAGACACGGATGGCAAGTTCTTGGAGCCATTTGTTTCAAAAGAATATTCCAACGTTTACTGCGAAAGCAATGCATGGCATTACCTGTTTGCAACACAGCACAATATTGAAGGATTTCGGGATACGATGGGACAAGAACGCTTCTCCGAATTACTCGACAGTATGTTTACCTACTCCCCCGTTGCCGACGATGAGTTGCCCATTTTCAGCACCGGAATGATCGGGCAATATGCACACGGAAACGAACCCAGTCACCATGTTCCTTTCCTTTACAACTTTACCAAAACCCCGGAGAAAGGGCAAAAATACATTCGTGAAATTATCGATACACAGTACTCCAACAAACCCGATGGGTATTGCGGAAACGAAGACTGCGGCCAAATGTCGGCGTGGTACGTATTTGCCACAATGGGATTTTATCCGGTAAATCCGGCTAACGGTATTTATTACCTGGGTAGTCCTTCGCTTGACAAAGCTGTAATCAATCTGCCAAACGGAAAAATATTTACAATAAAAGCAGAAAATAACAGCACTAAGAATATTTATGTAAAATCAGTTGAGCTCAATGGTAAAACACTAAATAAACGCTACATCACCCATCAACAAATTATGGAAGGTGGCGAACTGCTATTTACAATGTGTAGTTCGTTAAAATAA
- a CDS encoding ATP-binding protein, with the protein MGKYTETMNYVLITKIKSFYRYLFIPVLLTLFSIVFFLVYRNIKLTTINEFNNEQLILAQTASMGITSFFKDSEADLKFLAKLEDVIRVTDSSKEILQGYYNEHSSILAAITRIDSTGRILSTFPEKPSVIGNDISYQDHVKQVLRTHQSVISDVFMSVQGYLSIAYHVPVYSGSSFMGSLAILIPIDELGKQYLGNIKTQGTGETWLLSENGTEIYCSVEEHTGRTFINDTQQQELSKQLMSNITLDSSGIFKSYHSAETSYGEALIEEQYVTFYRTSLGNTYWTILISSHEADIFNALTRFRNHSFIAFFLLLLALAFYFYSLAKVRNVLRVEAKRRETEHTLQKSEEKFRKLFEDHSAIKILVDPETSQIIDANKSASNFYGWSREELRNMTIYEINPLSDENIKKETENLKKKGSIRYELKHRLKNNEIRDVEVFSSSVEIDNKIVFHSIIHDITQRKKAASALVIAKEQAEESNRLKTAFLHNMSHEIRTPMNAIIGFSSLLPHSYNNKEQLIQYSDIINQSSNNLLSIIDDILEFAKIESGQLPLFNETFSLNELFSELEIFFKEYQHQLNKPHIHFNLKTCSCLTDTIVTDKGKLRQILINLIGNAYKFTDEGTIEGGCSIVDEKIIEFYVRDTGIGIPVDKQQAIFERFTQVHTDKKKQYGGTGLGLSIVKGLLDLLGGTIRLESVQKDHSKGQIGGTTFYFSIPYHQAEVKPANKNANTNGKVYQFNNETILLVEDNFANTRLIQKILDDTGLKLVCTEYGKEGVDIACSQMPSLVLMDIGLPDISGYEATQRIKSVAPGIKVIAQTAYVSDDDKVKAFEAGCDDFVGKPLTREQLLAVINKHLNTTSL; encoded by the coding sequence GTGGGCAAGTATACAGAAACCATGAATTATGTGCTAATCACTAAAATAAAATCGTTTTACCGTTACCTGTTTATTCCGGTTTTGCTAACACTATTCTCCATTGTATTCTTTTTAGTATACCGCAATATTAAACTTACCACAATTAACGAATTCAATAACGAACAACTCATTCTGGCTCAAACAGCTTCCATGGGAATTACCTCGTTTTTTAAGGATTCGGAAGCCGATTTGAAATTTCTTGCAAAGCTTGAAGATGTTATTAGGGTAACTGACAGTAGCAAAGAAATACTACAAGGTTATTATAATGAACACAGCTCTATTTTAGCAGCTATCACCCGGATCGACTCTACGGGCCGAATACTGTCTACCTTCCCGGAAAAACCATCTGTAATCGGCAATGATATCTCGTACCAGGATCATGTAAAACAGGTTTTAAGAACCCACCAATCAGTTATCAGCGATGTGTTTATGTCGGTGCAGGGATATCTGAGCATTGCCTATCATGTTCCGGTGTATAGCGGATCCTCTTTTATGGGCAGTCTGGCTATTCTTATCCCAATAGATGAATTAGGAAAACAGTACCTGGGCAATATAAAAACGCAGGGAACGGGGGAAACCTGGCTACTCAGCGAAAACGGAACAGAAATTTATTGCTCGGTTGAAGAACACACCGGAAGAACATTTATAAATGACACTCAACAACAGGAACTTTCCAAGCAACTAATGTCAAATATAACCCTCGACAGCAGCGGAATCTTCAAAAGTTATCATAGTGCAGAAACCAGCTATGGAGAGGCCCTTATTGAAGAACAATACGTTACCTTTTATCGCACTTCGTTGGGGAATACCTACTGGACCATCCTTATTTCATCGCATGAAGCAGATATTTTTAATGCACTAACCCGTTTCCGAAATCATTCTTTTATTGCCTTTTTTTTATTGCTACTTGCCTTGGCATTCTACTTCTATTCGCTGGCAAAAGTCAGAAATGTGCTAAGAGTAGAAGCCAAAAGACGCGAAACTGAACATACATTACAAAAAAGCGAAGAGAAATTCAGGAAGTTATTTGAAGATCATTCAGCAATAAAAATATTGGTCGACCCGGAAACATCGCAAATAATTGATGCCAACAAATCAGCATCAAATTTTTATGGGTGGAGCAGAGAGGAACTTCGGAATATGACAATATATGAGATCAATCCCCTCTCGGATGAGAATATCAAAAAAGAAACTGAAAATCTGAAGAAGAAAGGAAGTATTCGTTATGAACTTAAGCATCGGTTAAAAAATAATGAAATACGCGATGTTGAAGTTTTCAGCAGCAGTGTTGAGATCGACAATAAAATCGTTTTCCACTCGATTATACACGATATTACACAACGAAAAAAAGCAGCCAGCGCATTAGTAATAGCAAAAGAACAGGCCGAAGAAAGCAACCGCCTGAAAACCGCATTTTTACACAATATGAGCCACGAAATACGTACACCAATGAATGCTATTATTGGGTTTTCGTCGCTACTGCCACACTCATACAACAACAAGGAACAACTGATACAATACTCTGATATTATTAATCAAAGTTCGAACAACCTATTAAGTATTATCGATGATATTCTTGAATTTGCGAAAATAGAATCGGGGCAATTACCTCTATTTAATGAAACATTTAGTTTAAATGAACTGTTTTCGGAACTAGAAATCTTTTTTAAAGAATACCAACACCAGCTTAATAAACCGCACATACATTTCAATTTAAAAACCTGTTCGTGCCTAACCGATACTATTGTTACCGACAAAGGCAAGCTCCGACAAATACTGATTAACCTCATTGGTAATGCCTATAAATTTACTGATGAGGGAACAATTGAAGGAGGTTGCTCTATAGTAGATGAAAAGATTATTGAGTTTTATGTACGCGATACCGGAATTGGTATTCCGGTCGATAAACAACAGGCCATTTTCGAACGTTTTACCCAAGTGCACACCGATAAAAAGAAACAATACGGTGGTACCGGTTTGGGGCTGTCGATTGTAAAAGGCTTGTTAGATCTACTGGGAGGCACAATCAGGCTAGAATCGGTACAGAAAGACCACTCAAAAGGGCAAATCGGGGGAACCACCTTCTATTTTAGCATTCCTTACCACCAAGCCGAAGTAAAACCGGCTAACAAAAATGCCAACACTAACGGAAAAGTATACCAATTTAATAACGAAACCATTTTATTGGTAGAAGATAATTTTGCCAACACACGCCTGATTCAAAAAATACTTGACGACACCGGGCTAAAACTAGTGTGTACCGAATACGGGAAAGAAGGTGTTGATATTGCCTGCTCACAAATGCCCTCTCTGGTGCTTATGGATATTGGACTACCCGATATAAGTGGCTACGAAGCTACCCAAAGAATAAAATCGGTAGCTCCCGGAATTAAGGTCATTGCACAAACAGCTTATGTTTCCGACGATGATAAAGTAAAAGCTTTTGAGGCCGGCTGCGACGACTTTGTGGGAAAACCACTTACCCGCGAACAGTTGCTTGCCGTAATTAACAAGCATTTGAATACAACCTCCTTATAA
- a CDS encoding Crp/Fnr family transcriptional regulator: protein MEDFSVLYSYFEKIGKRKLSDADKVEIASVFRREQFKKKASIFSADDQNTRHYYIEKGLLRMYIIEQSGKEFNVLFAKERQWLGDLATPAATSYFMDAVENTTVFSVDEEGYSLLTKKYPALGAYIRRSYIFLQKRFVSILSKTAEDNYEELLKNDPDLVQRLPQYHISSYLGVTPVFLSKIIAKRIRKKT, encoded by the coding sequence ATGGAGGACTTTTCTGTACTATATTCTTATTTCGAAAAAATTGGCAAGCGTAAACTTAGTGATGCTGACAAAGTGGAGATTGCTTCTGTTTTCAGGCGAGAACAGTTTAAAAAAAAGGCGAGCATATTTAGTGCCGACGATCAGAATACGCGTCATTACTACATTGAAAAAGGGTTGCTGCGTATGTATATCATCGAGCAGAGTGGAAAAGAGTTTAATGTACTGTTTGCTAAAGAGCGGCAGTGGCTGGGTGATTTAGCTACGCCGGCTGCCACTTCCTATTTCATGGACGCGGTGGAAAACACCACCGTATTTTCAGTTGACGAGGAAGGTTACTCCTTGCTCACAAAGAAATATCCGGCGCTGGGAGCTTATATCCGGCGCTCGTATATTTTTCTGCAAAAACGATTTGTTTCCATTCTCTCGAAAACTGCTGAAGATAATTACGAAGAGCTTTTAAAAAACGATCCCGACCTGGTTCAACGCCTTCCGCAATATCATATTTCGTCTTATCTGGGTGTTACTCCCGTGTTTTTAAGTAAAATTATTGCTAAAAGAATAAGAAAAAAGACTTAA
- a CDS encoding GH92 family glycosyl hydrolase translates to MNKLKKRAVQLFAFLFCTYSISAQTPADWVNPFIGTTNYGTTNPGAVVPRGMVSVVPFNVSGNSPLNARDKDDGWWSTPYSWDNKYFTGYSHVNLSGVGCPELGVILLMPTTGNVNGDHREYGSEMSKQVAHPGYYSTYLNKYNINTEVSATERTGISRFTFPAGQSNILIDLGNGLTNESGASIKIVNNREIEGWRMTGTFCYNDGTERPVYFVARFSKPAEEFGVWKKMPKMGPEAAWSATSDKIKYYKNFKAEMAGDSIGSWVTFNTKANEEIMVEVGISYVSIDNARLNLNYESKNFDFEATRKQAEKKWNKALSTITVKGGTDDQKTVFYTGLYHIQIHPNILSDVNGQYPAMESFEIKTHPNGERYTTFSLWDTYRNLHPFMSLVFPQQQLNVVQSMIEMYDESGWLPRWELNSTETHVMEGDPAIPVIVDTWFRGIRDFDIEKAYQAMYKSATTPGAENKIRPDIDHYISHGYVPLTEQYDNSVSHALEYYIADWNLAQLAKDLGKNDDYKRFLKQSRGYKNYYDKEFGIIRPKLENGEFMPDFNPREGENFEPSPGFHEGNAYQYTFCVHHDMDGMIALNGGKKNFVKKLQAIFDDGHFDMANEPDIHYPWLFNYVKGEEWRTQKELSRLMTTYFKNAPDGLPGNDDTGTMSTWIVYSMMGIYPVLPGDMNYAIASPVFDEVKIQLDQNFYPGSELIIKKTGSGDKIKSISLNGKKLKSFFINHADLVKGGVLEINY, encoded by the coding sequence ATGAATAAACTAAAAAAGAGAGCCGTTCAATTATTTGCGTTTTTGTTTTGTACCTATTCAATTTCGGCACAAACTCCGGCTGATTGGGTAAATCCTTTTATCGGGACAACTAACTACGGAACAACCAATCCGGGAGCTGTGGTTCCTCGCGGAATGGTTTCGGTAGTACCTTTTAACGTTAGTGGCAACTCTCCATTAAATGCTCGCGACAAAGACGATGGCTGGTGGTCGACACCCTACTCGTGGGACAATAAATATTTTACTGGCTATTCGCATGTTAACCTAAGCGGTGTTGGCTGCCCCGAGTTGGGGGTAATCCTGTTGATGCCAACAACGGGCAACGTTAACGGCGATCACCGCGAATACGGATCGGAAATGAGTAAACAGGTGGCGCACCCGGGATATTATTCTACCTACCTGAATAAATACAATATCAATACTGAAGTTTCGGCAACTGAACGAACAGGTATCAGCCGCTTTACTTTCCCGGCTGGGCAATCGAATATTCTTATCGACCTGGGCAACGGATTAACCAATGAAAGCGGTGCATCGATAAAAATTGTAAACAACCGTGAAATTGAAGGTTGGCGAATGACCGGCACTTTCTGCTACAACGACGGCACTGAACGCCCCGTTTATTTTGTAGCCCGATTTAGCAAACCGGCTGAAGAATTTGGCGTATGGAAAAAAATGCCAAAAATGGGACCGGAAGCAGCGTGGTCGGCAACCAGCGATAAAATTAAATACTATAAAAATTTTAAAGCCGAAATGGCTGGCGACAGTATAGGAAGCTGGGTTACCTTTAATACCAAAGCCAACGAGGAAATTATGGTTGAAGTAGGAATTTCATATGTAAGTATTGATAATGCCCGATTGAATTTAAACTACGAATCGAAGAATTTTGATTTTGAAGCTACCCGCAAGCAAGCAGAAAAAAAGTGGAACAAAGCATTGTCGACCATTACTGTAAAAGGCGGAACTGATGATCAGAAAACAGTTTTCTACACAGGATTATACCACATTCAAATTCACCCGAATATTTTAAGCGATGTAAACGGACAGTACCCGGCCATGGAGTCGTTCGAGATAAAAACACACCCGAATGGCGAGCGCTACACTACTTTTTCGTTGTGGGATACTTACCGCAATTTGCATCCGTTTATGAGCCTTGTGTTTCCGCAACAACAATTGAATGTAGTACAATCGATGATAGAGATGTACGACGAAAGTGGCTGGCTGCCACGCTGGGAACTAAACAGCACCGAAACTCACGTTATGGAGGGCGATCCGGCAATACCAGTAATTGTAGACACCTGGTTTCGTGGCATCCGTGATTTTGATATTGAGAAGGCTTACCAAGCTATGTACAAATCGGCAACTACACCCGGAGCTGAAAACAAAATCCGCCCGGATATCGACCACTATATTTCGCATGGTTATGTGCCGCTAACGGAACAGTACGACAATTCGGTGTCGCATGCACTGGAATATTACATTGCCGACTGGAACCTGGCACAACTGGCAAAAGATTTGGGTAAAAACGACGATTACAAACGTTTCCTGAAACAGTCGAGAGGCTACAAAAACTATTACGATAAGGAGTTTGGAATTATCCGTCCGAAGTTGGAAAATGGAGAGTTTATGCCTGATTTTAACCCACGTGAAGGAGAGAATTTTGAACCAAGCCCGGGATTCCACGAAGGTAATGCTTACCAATATACGTTTTGTGTACACCACGATATGGATGGAATGATAGCGCTGAACGGTGGAAAAAAGAACTTTGTAAAAAAACTTCAGGCAATTTTCGACGACGGACATTTTGATATGGCCAACGAACCGGATATTCATTACCCGTGGCTTTTTAACTATGTAAAAGGCGAAGAATGGCGCACCCAAAAAGAACTAAGTCGTTTAATGACTACCTACTTTAAAAACGCTCCTGACGGTTTACCGGGGAACGACGATACCGGAACCATGTCGACCTGGATTGTTTATTCAATGATGGGGATTTACCCTGTATTGCCGGGCGATATGAATTACGCTATTGCCTCGCCTGTTTTCGATGAAGTAAAAATCCAGCTGGATCAGAATTTCTATCCCGGCTCGGAACTAATCATCAAAAAAACTGGCTCGGGCGACAAAATAAAAAGCATTTCGCTGAACGGTAAAAAGCTAAAATCATTTTTCATTAACCACGCCGATTTGGTGAAAGGCGGGGTTTTGGAGATTAACTATTAA
- a CDS encoding pirin family protein, translating into MMKTILYKADSRGYANHGWLETRHSFSFANYFDRERMNFGVLRVINDDAIAGGQGFGTHPHDNMEIITIPLEGDLEHKDNMGNQAVIREGDVQVMSAGTGVYHSEFNHHPNKTLKLFQIWLFPNKQNVQPRYDQISIRDVAEKNKLYQVLSPNPDDQGVWIHQDAWFFLGNYDAGKTDSYTIKKAENGIFVMVIEGEVNISGTELSKRDAIGIWDVDSVDITASSDARILLMDLPMEIK; encoded by the coding sequence ATGATGAAAACAATTTTATACAAAGCAGATTCAAGAGGATATGCCAACCACGGTTGGTTAGAGACGAGACACAGTTTTAGTTTTGCCAATTATTTTGACAGAGAACGAATGAACTTTGGTGTGTTACGTGTGATAAACGACGATGCCATTGCCGGAGGACAAGGTTTTGGAACGCATCCGCACGATAACATGGAAATTATTACCATACCGCTGGAGGGCGATTTGGAACACAAAGATAACATGGGCAACCAGGCCGTTATTCGCGAAGGCGATGTGCAGGTGATGAGTGCCGGAACTGGCGTTTACCACAGCGAGTTCAACCATCACCCGAATAAAACATTAAAGCTTTTCCAGATTTGGCTGTTTCCCAACAAACAGAATGTACAACCGCGTTACGATCAGATATCTATTCGCGATGTAGCCGAAAAGAACAAGCTGTATCAGGTGCTTTCGCCTAATCCCGACGATCAGGGCGTATGGATTCACCAGGATGCATGGTTTTTCCTGGGAAATTACGATGCCGGAAAAACAGATTCGTATACCATTAAAAAAGCAGAAAATGGTATTTTTGTAATGGTGATAGAAGGCGAGGTGAACATTTCAGGTACAGAATTGTCGAAACGCGATGCAATAGGAATTTGGGATGTTGATTCAGTAGACATTACCGCTTCGTCAGATGCCCGGATTCTATTGATGGATCTGCCAATGGAAATAAAATAA